The sequence below is a genomic window from Lentimicrobium saccharophilum.
CAAAAACTACCGTGATGTGCTGATCGTTCCCGACGCAAAACATTATGCTGAATTGTTAGAGATATTAGGTGCTGACACCTGCTTTGTTTCGGAAGAAGAGCGCCTGCGTTTTGCCGCCTATGCTTTTGCCATGTCGTCGCATTATGATTCAGCCATTTTCAGGTATTTCTCCGGCCTTACAGGATACCGCGAATTCCGTCAGAGCAATGGCAATGCACACCTACTTCGGTATGGCGAAAACCCGCATCAGCAGGGTGAGTTTTTCGGCAGGCTCGACGAGGTATTCACCCAGTTACACGGCAAGGAACTCTCGTACAATAACCTGCTTGACCTTGACGCAGCCATCGCGTTGATCAGCGAATTCAGCACAACAACTTTTGCCATCATAAAGCACAACAACGCCTGCGGCATTGCTTCGCGCGAAAACCTTGTTGATGCCTGGACCGCAGCCCTGGCAGGCGATCCTGTATCTGCCTACGGGGGAGTGCTGATAACCAACGCTGTGGTAGATGAAGCAACCGCATCTGAAATCAACAAATTATTTTTTGAAATTATCCTTGCACCCGGGTACGAAAAAAATGCGCTGGAGCTTCTGCAAACAAAGAAAAATAGAGTAATTTTGCAGGCTAAATCGTTTGATTTTCAGGGCAAACAGTTCAGAAGCCTTTTAAACGGCGTATTACAGCAAGATAAAGATACTAAGTCGGAAACCCCTGACGGGCTCAGGATAGTTACGGACAAGGCTCCTTCAACGGCTGAAGTAGCAGACCTGCTGTTCGCAAATATTGTGGTAAAGCACAGCAAATCAAATGCAATTGTTCTGGCGAAGAACGGGCAGATGCTGGGCAGCGGCGCCGGGCAGACGTCAAGGGTGGATGCGCTGAAACATGCCATTGAAAAGGCAGGCGCTTTCGGATTCGATCTGAAAGGGGCGGTCATGGCATCCGATGCCTTTTTCCCGTTTGCCGATTCGGTGGAACTGGCCCATAAGGCCGGCATCACCGCGGTGATTCAGCCCGGAGGATCGGTAAGGGACGAAGACAGCGTGAGTTATTGCAACCAACACGGCCTGAGCATGGTATTCACCGGCATCAGGCATTTTAAGCACTGATAATAAAGATATTCGGATAATGGGACTTTTCTCTTTCATGACCAAGGAGATCGCGATGGATCTCGGAACGGCCAACACGATAATAATCTACAACGACAAGGTGGTGGTTGATGAGCCTTCCATTATTGCCATTGAGCGCAACACCGGAAAAATCATTGCGGTGGGGAAACGCGCCATGATGATGCATGGAAAGACCCACGAGAACATCAAGACCATTCGTCCCCTGCGCGACGGAGTTATCGCTGACTTCCAGTCGGCCGAGTATATGATCAGGGAACTGATCAAAATGACCGGTCCCACCCGCAGCCTCTTCCCGCCTGCCCTGAAAATGGTTATCTGTATCCCTTCGGGTATCACCGAGGTGGAAGAGCGCGCCGTGAAGGATTCGGCCGAGCAGGCCGGAGCCAAGGAAGTCCGCCTGATCCATGAGCCAATGGCAGCAGCTATCGGGATCGGGATCGACGTGCTGGAGCCAACCGGAAATATGATCATTGACATAGGCGGAGGTACAAGCGAAATCGCCGTGATCGCCCTGGGCGGAATCGTCAACAACAAATCAATCCGTATTGCCGGTGATGACTTCAACAACGACATTGAGGAATACATGCGCAAGCAGCACAACATCAACATCGGTGAACGCACTGCAGAAGCCATCAAGATCAATGTGGGCGCAGCCATGACCGAAATTGACAACCCTCCTCCCGACTATCCGGTACATGGCAGGGATATGCTGACCGGTATTCCCAAGGAGATTTATGTAAATTATTCCGAAATTGCCCATTGCCTCGATAAATCCATCTCAAAGATCGAAGCCGCTGTGCTTAATGCGCTGGAAATGACGCCTCCGGAGCTTTCAGCCGATATCTACCGCACCGGTATCTACCTTGCCGGAGGAGGATCAATGCTCCGTGGCCTCGACAAACGACTGCATCTGAAAACCAAGCTGCCTGTACATGTGGCTGAAGACCCGCTCAGGGCTGTAGCCAGGGGCACAGGCATCGCGCTTAAGAACTTCAATAAGTTCACCTTCCTGATCAAATAACAAATCCTGATCAGGATGCAGCAGCCTGAGGAAAAACTATGCGACATATTCTGGCATTCATCTGGAAACACAACTTCTTTTTCCTGTTCCTGTTACTGGAAGTGGTGTCAATAGTCCTGATTGCCAACAAGAGTTTTTACCAGCGTTCGGTGCTTTCCAATGCCACCGACCGGGTTACAGGGGGTATCTTTACGACATGGTCAGGTATTACTTCCTACTTTTCCCTGAAGCAGGAAAACCAGAGGCTGGCAGAAGAAAATGCCAGGCTGCACAAGATCCTCACCCGGGAACAGCTTACTTCTGACACGCTTACCTATAAAATCACCGACACTGTCTATAACCAGCAGTATATCTTCACGACAGCCAGCGTTATCAGCAATTCGACCAACCGCCGCGATAACTATATTATGCTGAACAAGGGCAGACGGCATGGCATCGAACGCGATATGGCGGTCATCAACCCCCAGGGAGTAGTAGGCACGGTGGTCAGTGTTTCGGAAAACTTCAGCTGGGTGATGTCGCTGCTGAACAAACATTCCAAGGTAAGCGCCCGCATCGACAGGCTGAACCAGATGGGCACCGTAGTGTGGGAAGGCGGAAATCCGGCCAAGGGAACCCTGCTCGACATCCCTGCACACGTGAAGATCAACAAGGGCGACACCATCACCACCAGCGGCTACAGCCACATATTCCCGGAAGGAATTATGATGGGTACAGTCGAAGAAATTGAAGTGGAAACCGGCGACCATTTTTACACCATACATTTCCGTTTCTCAGCCGACCTGAACAGCCTGAGGCAGGTATATATTGTTAAAAACCTGTTTGATCTGGAGCAGCTGGAACTGCGTAAAAACATTATCAATGAATAAGGCATACGGCAAGGATATCCTAAGGTTTTTTGTGCTGATCGCATTGCAGGTGCTGATCCTTGATCACATCAACCTGGGCGGATACATCAACCCCTCTCTGTATGTGCTGTTTATCCTGCTGCTTCCTTTCGAGATACCCGGCTGGGCGCTGTTGATCTCCGCATTCCTGATCGGATTCAGCGTTGACAGCTTCAGTAATTCCACTGGTCTGCACGCCGCGGCTTCGGTATTTATGGCATTCCTGAGACCCTGGGTAATCCGTATGGCCGGGGCCCCGGCCGAGTATGAAGGAAACCTGAAACCGGGCATCGCCGATATGGGCTTCCGCTGGTTTTTTGCCTATACCCTTATGCTGGTGTTTGCACATCAACTGTTGCTTTTCCTGTTTGAAGCATTCCGGCTGGAAGAGATCGGTTATGTGTTGATCAGGGTTTTGGCCGGCAGCACCTTAACCATTATACTGATTATCCTCGCCGAATATCTTTTCATGCATAAACGGAAGTAATCCGCGTGAACCCCATTTTACAACGGAGCCATAAGCTCCCCGCAAAATCTTATCTTTGCGTGGAATAACCAACGCTGCCATGAAGACTTTCATCCCTCCCGACGATTGTTCGCTCGGAAATATTGACGCTCCCTGCTTCCGCAACCTGCTTCCCGAGGAGATTGATCTTGCCCGCAACAGCAAGACACGGGTGATCTTCCGCAAAGGGGAAAACCTGACCAAACAGGGTGCGTTCGCTTCGAGTGTGCTGTTCATTATGGATGGCCTCGCAAAGCAGTATGTAGAAGGAGATGCAACCCGAAATTTCAACCTGAGGCTGTTGAAGGGCGGTGAATTTGTGGGACTTTCAGTGGCTTTCAATAACCATACTTACCAATACTCGGTAGTTGCCCTGCGCGAAACCACTGCCTGCCTGATAGAGAAAGAGGCTGTAACCAGCCTGATCAAAGCCAACGGAGCCTTTGCCTACAATATCATTAACCGCTACTGCGCACAAAACAGCAAACTGTATAACTCTATCCGTGACCTTATGTACAAGCAGATGAACGGCCGGCTTGCCGGAGCGCTGCTTTATCTGTGGAATGAACAGGTGAGCGCTGAGGTATTCCCTTACCTTAGCCGTAAAGATATCGCCGATTTTGCGGGGCTCTCAACAGAAAGCACGGTTAAACTGCTGAAAACCTTTGAAAAAGAAGGGCTGATCAGCCTGGAAGATAAGGATATACGGCTGAACGATGTGGCGGGTCTGGAGCAGATAAACCTCCGCGGATAATGCTGCCGGTTATTCAGGCACTGACCCTTATAAATGTTTACGATAGTAATGAAACACCGATGGGAAAAGGGTTAAAATTGAAATCAGCGCACCGGTAAGCGCAAAAACCGGCTGCAACAGCGATGAGTAACTGAGCATAATGATCTGCACATTGATCCATATAATCAGGATAAAGCCATAGTACAGGGAGAATGTCCAGCACCAGTGCTGCTTATGATACAGGTTAAACAGTTCCGGCCATTGCCAGGGCGGTCTGACGAACAGCCCCCAGGCAATCAGCAGCGGAAGCAATCCATTGAATAACAGTAATATAATTCCGGGTATTAAAAAGGTGTGGAAAGGGCTGTTTGATAGAATTTCAGTGCTCATCATCATCTTACTCCCATCGGGTGCGGTAACCAGTGCATATCCGCCGTAGATTCCTCCGATCCCGGTAAATACCAGCAATAAGACAAGCAGGTAAACCATTAATGGAACTCGTGTATTATTTGCCATAATGATAGTTTTGGTAAATCTATGGCAATATTTTAAATATCCATCCTCTTTTGTGCAAAAAGCCGGCTTTTTCTGAAATACGCATTCAAATTACCGGAGAACCAGCTTGAATCCGGCAACCTCTTTTAATGAAAATCCCGTATCCCGCATGCCCTGATGAAAATTTATGCCTTATTGTTGCAGATTTTCCGGGTAAGCAGGGATTTTTCCGGTTTTCCCGAGGCAATCCGGGAAGCATGAATAATCCGCGTTTTTCATGTCAGAGTACCAAACCTTCATTGGCTTTTTCAGGTATAAACAAGTCGCAACCGGACAGAATACAGGGTCAGCTCAAATAAATATCATCCGATACGGAACAGATCACGCGGATGGCGTCCTCTTTAAAATCATTCCAAATTAATCCCTGCAGGAAGTTAATCTACCGGATTTCAGGTTTTTGAGTTATCTTTGTACCACTGATTCTCGCAAAATGAAAGGCATTAAATCATACATCAGCCTTTATCATTGTTTTGGCCGCGGGCTCTATGAGTGCTGGCTGTGCTAGCTGACTATCCGTTTACTTCTCCCGGAAACCCGGGAATTTCCCGTTTCATCTCATATTATAATAATCCTGCATTGCCATGAAAGGCTGTGTATTTGATATCAGGCATTATTCCGTTCATGATGGCCCGGGCATCCGCACGGCAGTTTTTCTGAAAGGCTGTCCGCTGCGATGCCGCTGGTGCCACAACCCCGAAGGGCTGGAACCGGAACCTGTGCAAGTTTGCCGTGAAAGGCAGGCCGGAGGCAAAACCATCCGCCTTACCGAAATCATTGGTAAATCAATGACACCGGCCGAAGTGGCTGAAGAGGTGCTTAAAAGCCGCATTTTTTTCGAAGAATCAGGAGGAGGTGTCACCTTTACCGGTGGGGAGCCCCTCATGCAGCCGGAATTTACCGAAGCCTGCCTGCAACTGATGGCGCGGGAGCACATCCATACCGCCCTTGACACCTGCGGGTACGCATCACCGGATATTTTCATCCGGATTGCAGCCCGGGCTGACCTTATACTTTTTGACCTGAAACATGGTGATTCCGATATCCATCTGCAATTTACCGGAGTTCCTTCCGGACCTGTGCTGACGAACCTGCGTGCATCGATTGAGGCCGGTTTTCCCCTGATTGTGCGCATTCCGCTGATTCCGGGGTTTAACCATTCAGCAGATACATTGATCAGCATGGCCGGCTACCTCCGGGAAACCGGCTGGTCCGGCCGTGTGGACCTGCTCCCCTATCACCACATCGCTACACATAAATATGAAAAACTCGGCATAAACTATTGCATGAGAGACATCCGGCCGCCATCAGCAGCGGAGGTTGAACAGGCAGCAAAAATTTTCAGGGAACGCGGTTTCATAGTCAGTGTCGGAGGATAACCTGAAAAAGGCATTTAACAACTTTTAAATCAGATAAAAACATAAAAATGAACGAAAGAATCAGCTTGCTGAGACAAAACAGTCTTGATGCCGTCAACCGCATCTCGGGAGAGCGTGCAGGGCTGGTCACAGCATTTTACAGGCAGCCGTTTGTTGCTTCGCTCCCGGTTCCCGTGCAACGGGGTATGGTGCTGAAGCATATCATGCAGTATAAAAGTTTGTATTTCGGTCAGGGAGAGTTGATTGCGGGGGAAAGGGGCCCGGCGCCAAAAGCCGTACCCACTTATCCGGAAGTTTGCGTGCATTCGCTGCAGGACCTTGAAATTCTGGATTCCAGGCCGAAGGTTTCCTATAAAGTGGATGAAGAAACCCGGGCACTTTACCGCGACGAGGTGATCCCGTTCTGGAGCGGCCGCTGTGTGCGTGACCGCATGTTTAAAGCACTTCCGGATACCTGGAAACAGGCTTACCAGGCCGGAATTTTCACCGAGTTTATGGAACAACGGGCACCGGGTCATACCGTGGCCGGTGAAAAAGTATTCGGCAAGGGCATGAACGACCTGATGGCCGATATTGATCAGGCGCTTGATAAGCTTGATTATCTGAACGATATGGAGGCCCTGGTAAAAGCCGAAGAATTGCATGGAATGCGGTTGGCCTGCGAGGCGCTGGTTGTGCTTGCCGGCCGGTATGCAAAGCTGATCGAAGCGCGGATTCCGGCAGAAAAAGATCCCGGACGCCGCGATGAGCTCCTGGAAATGGCAGCCATTTGCCGGAAAGTACCGGCCAATGCTCCCGAAACTTTTCATGAGGCGCTACAGCACTACTGGTTTATCCATCTGGGGGTCATCACAGAGCTTAATCCCTGGGATTCCTTTAACCCCGGACGCCTCGACCAGCACCTCTGGCCCTTTTACAGCAGGGAAATGGCCGCGGGAACGCTCACCAAAGAACGGGCCATCGAATTGCTGCAAGCCTTCTGGATCAAATTCAACAACCATCCGGCACCGCCTAAAGTCGGAGTCACAGCGCAGGAGAGCAATACTTATACCGATTTCTGCCTGATCAATATAGGCGGAGTAAAGGCCGACGGCTCAGATGCGGTAAATGAACTGAGCTACCTGATCCTTGATGTAATTGAAGAGATGCGGCTATTGCAGCCCAGCTCCATGGTTCAGTTGAGCAAGAAAAATCCCGACGCCCTGATCCACCGTGCAATCAGGATCATCAAAACCGGATTCGGGCAACCTTCGGTTTTCAATACCGATGCCATTGTGCAGGAGCTTATGCGACAGGGGAAAGCCCCTGAAGATGCCCGTCGCGGGGGCGCTTCAGGTTGCGTGGAAGCCGGGGCTTTCGGTACCGAGGCCTATATCCTGACCGGTTACTTTAACCTGCCGAAAATCCTTGAGCTCACCCTGAACGATGGCAAGGATCCCCTTACCGGTGAACAAACCGGTCCGCAAACCGGCGATCCGGCGCTGTTTTCTGCTTATGATGAATTTTTGAAAGCCTTCCGGAAAATGCTGCAATACTTTGTTGACATCAAAATTGCCGGCAGCAATCTTATAGAGAAAATCTGGGCTACGCACATGCCGGCGCCTTTTCTCTCATCCATCATCGACGACTGCATCGCCAGCGGCCGCGATTATAATGCCGGCGGGGCCCGTTACAACACCAGTTACATACAGGGCGTCGGGCTGGGTACCATGACCGATTGCCTTACGGCAATTCATGAGCAGGTGTTCAGACGTAATCGTTACTCCATGGCAAACCTGTTGAAAATGCTGGCAGTAAACTTTGAAGGTTATGAGGATGAACTGGCCATGCTGCTATATGAAACCCCGAAATACGGGAACGATGATGATCTGGCAGATGTGCATGTGAAAGAGGTTTTTAATGCATTTTTCGAAGCAATTGACGGGCGGAAAAGTCCCAGGGGAGCCACCTACAGGGTAGAGATGCTTCCGACAACCTGCCATGTATATTTTGGCAGCAAGATCAAAGCACTGCCGGATGGCCGCCTGGCCGGGAAGCCCCTATCGGAAGGCATTTCGCCGGTACAGGGCGCCGATCGCAAAGGTCCGTCCGCAGTCATCAAATCAGCCGTGAAATTTGATCATATCAAAACCGGTGGTACCCTGCTGAATCAGAAATTTTCACCTGATTTTTTCAGGGACGAAACGGCTATTGTAAAACTTGGACAACTTGTGAGGGCTTACTTCCGCATGGACGGGCACCACATTCAGTTTAACGTGGTTTCGGCCGACACCCTGCGAAAAGCACGGCAACACCCCGAAGCTTTCAGTAACCTGATTGTCAGGGTAGCAGGATACAGCGACTATTTCAACGACCTTACCCCCGAGTTGCAGGAAGAAATTATCTGCCGCACGGAACAGGAACAGATGTAAAACCGGTTAAAGCGGAAAAGTCTGTTTCATGCTGTAGGGCGCAACCCTTAAAACCCGGGAAAGCAGGATCCGACCTGTTGTCCGGGTTTTTTCATTCAGCCCTCTCCTCCTTTTGTTTTCCGAACCCTGTTAATCTTTAACTTTGTAAGGAATTCATAGCCCTTGACCGTTACCGATGGCGAATAAATCCCTCGCTTCACGAAAACAGACAGTTATAGCCATTTTTCTGGCAACCGGCATCATATTTCTGGGCAGGCTTTTCTACCTGCAGATCATAGACGACAGCTATGAACTTTCGGCCAACAACAATGTATTACGCTATGTTACCCAGTATCCGGCCCGCGGCCTGATTTACGACCGCAACGGCAAACTGCTCGTTTACAATGAAGCGGTTTATGATCTGATGGTACTTCCCAGGCAGGTAAAAGACATCGACACCCTGGAGTTTTGCCGCCTGCTCGAAATCACCCCCGAAGGTTTTGTACAACGCATGAAAAAGGCCAGGGATTACAGCCGTTTTAAACCCAGCCTTTTTGAGAAGCAAATCTCAAAGGAAACCTACGGATACCTGGAAGAAAAGATGTACCGATTCCCCGGTTTCTTCGTCCAGCCGCGCACCCTGCGCAAGTACCCTGAGCCAATGGGCGCGCATCTGCTGGGGTATGTAGGCGAGGTCAACCAGTCGATCATCGATAAAGACCCTTACTATAAATCAGGAGATTACATCGGCATCAGCGGTATTGAGAAATCTTACGAGGAAGATCTCCGCGGGAAAAAAGGTATAAAAATCCGCATGGTGGATGTGCACAACCGTGAAGTAGGAAGTTTTCAGAACGGGTTATACGATACCCTGGCCGTAATGGGCAAAGACCTTTACCTCACCATTGATGCAGAGTTGCAACAGTACGGAGAACTGCTTATGCAAGGCAAAATGGGCAGCGTAGTGGCCATTGAACCTTCATCGGGCGAAATCCTTGCGTTTCTCTCAAGCCCCACCTACGATCCCAACCTGCTGGTAGGAAGGGTCAGGGGGAAAAACTTCAGTGAATTGTCGAAAGATCCCGTTAAACCTTTGCTGAACCGCGCCATGATGGGACAATACCCGCCCGGATCCACCTTTAAGATGGTGAATGACCTGGTGGGTATGCAGGAAGGGGTGCTGAACACGCATACCCATTATACCTGCCAGGGGCCGGGCTCTTCCCCTATCCGCTGCACCCATCACCATCAGTCTCCGCTCGATGTATATGTAGCCATTCAGCAGTCGTGCAATCCATTTCACTGGCAGGTATACAGGAGTATCCTTAACAATCCGCGGCGAAAAAATGTAAAGGAGAATTATACTGCCTGGAGAAATCATATCATGAGTATGGGTTTCGGCCATAAACTGGGAACAGACATGCAATTTGAACTGAGCGGCAATATCCCTTCGGCTGAAAAGTTTGATGCCATATATGGCAAAGGCCGCTGGAATGCAATGACGGTCAGATCATTGTCAATTGGTCAGGGAGAAATTCTGGTTACTCCCCTGCAGCTTGCCAACTCGGCGGCGGTAATGGCCAACCGGGGATATTACATCGTTCCGCATGTAGTAAAAAGTATGGGCACAGATAAACACGGTGAGAATAAATTCAGTAAAGTAACATCAACCATTGATCCGGCATATTTTGAAATCGCAGTGGAAGGAATGCGACAGGTTGCTACCATGGGTACAGCCAAATGGTATCAGATAGAGGATATCACCATGTGCGGCAAAACAGGAACGGCTGAAAATCCCCACGGTGAAGATCATTCACTTTTTATGGCTTTCGCCCCGGCTGACAACCCGGTAATCGCCATTGCAGTGATTGTTGAAAATTCAGGTTTCGGATCCACATGGGCTTTGCCTGTTGCTTCGCTGATGATTGAAAAATACATCAAACGTGAGGTAGCGCGCAAAGACATCGAGGAAAGAATGATTAACGGCAAACTCTACTGATAAATGGTAAGGGAACGGAATAACGTATTCAACAACATCGACTGGACCCTGGTCATTATTTACCTGGTACTGGTGCTGATGGGATGGTTGAACATTTACGCTGCCGTATACAACGAAGATCATAAGAGTATTTTCGATCTGAGCCAGAGCTACGGGAAGCAGATGCTTTGGATCATCACCTCCCTGTTTATCGGATTGGTAATCCTGCTGACGGATGCCCGGTTTTTCAGCACTTTTGCTTACCTGATCTACGGAATTACCATACTGTCGCTGATCGCGGTGCTGCTGGTGGGCAGCGAAGTTTCCGGGTCCAAGTCGTGGTTCGAGATCGGCGGCTTCAGGCTTCAG
It includes:
- a CDS encoding Crp/Fnr family transcriptional regulator → MKTFIPPDDCSLGNIDAPCFRNLLPEEIDLARNSKTRVIFRKGENLTKQGAFASSVLFIMDGLAKQYVEGDATRNFNLRLLKGGEFVGLSVAFNNHTYQYSVVALRETTACLIEKEAVTSLIKANGAFAYNIINRYCAQNSKLYNSIRDLMYKQMNGRLAGALLYLWNEQVSAEVFPYLSRKDIADFAGLSTESTVKLLKTFEKEGLISLEDKDIRLNDVAGLEQINLRG
- the purH gene encoding bifunctional phosphoribosylaminoimidazolecarboxamide formyltransferase/IMP cyclohydrolase — translated: MSEKKQIRSALISVYHKDGLEPVVKLLNHCGVAIYSTGGTHRFIESLGIPVQTVESLTDYPSILGGRVKTLHPKVFGGILGRRDNIADQSEMQQYGIPPFDLVIVDLYPFEKTVASGAGHQEIIEKIDIGGISLIRAGAKNYRDVLIVPDAKHYAELLEILGADTCFVSEEERLRFAAYAFAMSSHYDSAIFRYFSGLTGYREFRQSNGNAHLLRYGENPHQQGEFFGRLDEVFTQLHGKELSYNNLLDLDAAIALISEFSTTTFAIIKHNNACGIASRENLVDAWTAALAGDPVSAYGGVLITNAVVDEATASEINKLFFEIILAPGYEKNALELLQTKKNRVILQAKSFDFQGKQFRSLLNGVLQQDKDTKSETPDGLRIVTDKAPSTAEVADLLFANIVVKHSKSNAIVLAKNGQMLGSGAGQTSRVDALKHAIEKAGAFGFDLKGAVMASDAFFPFADSVELAHKAGITAVIQPGGSVRDEDSVSYCNQHGLSMVFTGIRHFKH
- the hypD gene encoding trans-4-hydroxy-L-proline dehydratase, whose amino-acid sequence is MNERISLLRQNSLDAVNRISGERAGLVTAFYRQPFVASLPVPVQRGMVLKHIMQYKSLYFGQGELIAGERGPAPKAVPTYPEVCVHSLQDLEILDSRPKVSYKVDEETRALYRDEVIPFWSGRCVRDRMFKALPDTWKQAYQAGIFTEFMEQRAPGHTVAGEKVFGKGMNDLMADIDQALDKLDYLNDMEALVKAEELHGMRLACEALVVLAGRYAKLIEARIPAEKDPGRRDELLEMAAICRKVPANAPETFHEALQHYWFIHLGVITELNPWDSFNPGRLDQHLWPFYSREMAAGTLTKERAIELLQAFWIKFNNHPAPPKVGVTAQESNTYTDFCLINIGGVKADGSDAVNELSYLILDVIEEMRLLQPSSMVQLSKKNPDALIHRAIRIIKTGFGQPSVFNTDAIVQELMRQGKAPEDARRGGASGCVEAGAFGTEAYILTGYFNLPKILELTLNDGKDPLTGEQTGPQTGDPALFSAYDEFLKAFRKMLQYFVDIKIAGSNLIEKIWATHMPAPFLSSIIDDCIASGRDYNAGGARYNTSYIQGVGLGTMTDCLTAIHEQVFRRNRYSMANLLKMLAVNFEGYEDELAMLLYETPKYGNDDDLADVHVKEVFNAFFEAIDGRKSPRGATYRVEMLPTTCHVYFGSKIKALPDGRLAGKPLSEGISPVQGADRKGPSAVIKSAVKFDHIKTGGTLLNQKFSPDFFRDETAIVKLGQLVRAYFRMDGHHIQFNVVSADTLRKARQHPEAFSNLIVRVAGYSDYFNDLTPELQEEIICRTEQEQM
- the mrdA gene encoding penicillin-binding protein 2 gives rise to the protein MANKSLASRKQTVIAIFLATGIIFLGRLFYLQIIDDSYELSANNNVLRYVTQYPARGLIYDRNGKLLVYNEAVYDLMVLPRQVKDIDTLEFCRLLEITPEGFVQRMKKARDYSRFKPSLFEKQISKETYGYLEEKMYRFPGFFVQPRTLRKYPEPMGAHLLGYVGEVNQSIIDKDPYYKSGDYIGISGIEKSYEEDLRGKKGIKIRMVDVHNREVGSFQNGLYDTLAVMGKDLYLTIDAELQQYGELLMQGKMGSVVAIEPSSGEILAFLSSPTYDPNLLVGRVRGKNFSELSKDPVKPLLNRAMMGQYPPGSTFKMVNDLVGMQEGVLNTHTHYTCQGPGSSPIRCTHHHQSPLDVYVAIQQSCNPFHWQVYRSILNNPRRKNVKENYTAWRNHIMSMGFGHKLGTDMQFELSGNIPSAEKFDAIYGKGRWNAMTVRSLSIGQGEILVTPLQLANSAAVMANRGYYIVPHVVKSMGTDKHGENKFSKVTSTIDPAYFEIAVEGMRQVATMGTAKWYQIEDITMCGKTGTAENPHGEDHSLFMAFAPADNPVIAIAVIVENSGFGSTWALPVASLMIEKYIKREVARKDIEERMINGKLY
- the mreD gene encoding rod shape-determining protein MreD yields the protein MNKAYGKDILRFFVLIALQVLILDHINLGGYINPSLYVLFILLLPFEIPGWALLISAFLIGFSVDSFSNSTGLHAAASVFMAFLRPWVIRMAGAPAEYEGNLKPGIADMGFRWFFAYTLMLVFAHQLLLFLFEAFRLEEIGYVLIRVLAGSTLTIILIILAEYLFMHKRK
- a CDS encoding glycyl-radical enzyme activating protein, with the protein product MKGCVFDIRHYSVHDGPGIRTAVFLKGCPLRCRWCHNPEGLEPEPVQVCRERQAGGKTIRLTEIIGKSMTPAEVAEEVLKSRIFFEESGGGVTFTGGEPLMQPEFTEACLQLMAREHIHTALDTCGYASPDIFIRIAARADLILFDLKHGDSDIHLQFTGVPSGPVLTNLRASIEAGFPLIVRIPLIPGFNHSADTLISMAGYLRETGWSGRVDLLPYHHIATHKYEKLGINYCMRDIRPPSAAEVEQAAKIFRERGFIVSVGG
- the mreC gene encoding rod shape-determining protein MreC; this encodes MRHILAFIWKHNFFFLFLLLEVVSIVLIANKSFYQRSVLSNATDRVTGGIFTTWSGITSYFSLKQENQRLAEENARLHKILTREQLTSDTLTYKITDTVYNQQYIFTTASVISNSTNRRDNYIMLNKGRRHGIERDMAVINPQGVVGTVVSVSENFSWVMSLLNKHSKVSARIDRLNQMGTVVWEGGNPAKGTLLDIPAHVKINKGDTITTSGYSHIFPEGIMMGTVEEIEVETGDHFYTIHFRFSADLNSLRQVYIVKNLFDLEQLELRKNIINE
- a CDS encoding rod shape-determining protein, whose product is MGLFSFMTKEIAMDLGTANTIIIYNDKVVVDEPSIIAIERNTGKIIAVGKRAMMMHGKTHENIKTIRPLRDGVIADFQSAEYMIRELIKMTGPTRSLFPPALKMVICIPSGITEVEERAVKDSAEQAGAKEVRLIHEPMAAAIGIGIDVLEPTGNMIIDIGGGTSEIAVIALGGIVNNKSIRIAGDDFNNDIEEYMRKQHNINIGERTAEAIKINVGAAMTEIDNPPPDYPVHGRDMLTGIPKEIYVNYSEIAHCLDKSISKIEAAVLNALEMTPPELSADIYRTGIYLAGGGSMLRGLDKRLHLKTKLPVHVAEDPLRAVARGTGIALKNFNKFTFLIK